ATGTTGAATTTCATAGAAAACAGGTTGAAGCACTTGGTGATATTGACGCAGTTTTGGTTTTAAAGATAGGCAAGCACATTAAACAGGCACTTGAAGAAAAAAATATACAGATAATCGAATTTCCAAATAGCAATTATAAAAACGCAAAAGAGCTAATAGAAAACTATTTTAACAACAAAAAATAAAAAATCAAAATTATACTTGACATAT
The sequence above is drawn from the Desulfurella sp. genome and encodes:
- a CDS encoding NifB/NifX family molybdenum-iron cluster-binding protein, with translation MKIAVPVKDNSLEIFPRTGQAPYFAIFNDSTFSHLIKNLIEEHEEKEEDSSKDHVEFHRKQVEALGDIDAVLVLKIGKHIKQALEEKNIQIIEFPNSNYKNAKELIENYFNNKK